The genome window CCCGCGCTGGTCACCGGCTTTGCCATGGCATTTGCCCGCGGCCTGGGGGAATATGGCTCGGTCGTTTTCATTTCCGGCAACATGCCCGGCGTGTCGGAAATCGTCCCGCTCGTCATCATCATCAAGCTTGAGCAATATGACTATGCGGGCGCCACCGCCGTAGCCTGCGTCATGCTGGTGGCGTCTTTCATCATGCTGATGCTTATCAACTGGCTTCAACGCCGCAACCAGTTGCGCAAGGACGCCTGATCCATGTTGAATGTCAGCCGCGTAACCGAGGAAGCATGGTGGGTGAAAACCCTGTTGATTCTGGTATCGGCGAGTTTTGTGCTTCTGCTCATCGGCGTGCCGCTGGCGGCCGTTTTTCTGGAGGCCTTCAGCAAAGGCTGGAACACGTATATCGATAGCCTGGCGGACCCCGATGCCCTTGCCGCCATCCGCCTCACGCTGCTGGTCGCCGCCATCGCGGTGCCCATGAACCTGGTCTTCGGCCTGGCCGCCAGCTGGTCCATCGCCAAGTTCGAGTTTCGCGGCAAAAGCTTTCTCATCACGCTCATTGACCTGCCTTTCTCTGTTTCCCCCGTTATCTCGGGCATGATCTACCTGCTGCTCTTCGGCAGCCACGCCATGCTCGGCCGCTGGCTGATCGACCACGATATACAGGTCATGTTCGCCGTGCCCGGCATCGTGATCGCCACCATCTTCGTCACCTTTCCCTTCATCGCGCGGGAGCTCATTCCCCTCATGCAGGAGCAGGGCAGGGAGGAGGAAGAGGCCGCGATCCTCCTCGGCGCATCCGGCTGGCAGTGCTTCACCCGTGTCACGCTGCCCAACATCAAATGGGGCTTGCTCTACGGCGTGCTGCTCTGCAATGCCCGTGCGATGGGTGAGTTCGGCGCCGTCTCGGTCGTCTCCGGCCACATCAAGGGAGAGACCAACACCATCCCGCTTCATGTGGAAATTTTGTACAACGAGTATAATTTCGTCGCGGCATTCGCGGTGGCATCGGTATTGACCATGCTGGCGCTGGTGACGCTGCTGCTCAAATGCCTGCTCGAGGCGCGCATGAACCGCCGCGGGCGCGGACATTAAAGGGGAACAAAACATGGGCATTCAGGTACAGAACGTCAAAAAAAGCTACCGGGATTTCCACGCCCTGCGCGGGGTTGATCTGGAAATCGCCTCCGGCGAGCTGGTGGCCCTGCTTGGCCCCTCCGGCTCCGGCAAAACAACGCTTCTTCGCATCATTGCAGGTCTTGATCAGGCCGATAGCGGTACGGTGATCATCGACGGCGTCAACGCCGGCACGGTGGAAGCCCGCAAGCGCAATGTCGGCTTTGTCTTTCAGCATTACGCGCTCTTCAAGCACATGACCGTGTTTGAAAATGTGGCCTTCGGCCTTCGCGTCCGCCCCCAGGAAACACGCCCGTCCGATGCCGCCATCCATGCCCGCGTCATGGAGCTGCTCAAGCTGGTGCATCTGGAAAGCTTCTTCGACCGCTACCCCGCCCAGCTTTCCGGCGGCCAGCGCCAGCGCGTCGCGCTCGCCCGTGCCCTGGCCGTGGAACCCAAGGTACTGCTGCTCGACGAGCCCTTCGGCGCGCTGGATGCCAAAGTGCGTAAAGAGCTTCGCCGCTGGATGCGTCGCCTGCATGACGAGATCCACATCACCTCCGTCTTCGTCACGCATGACCAGGAGGAGGCGATGGAAGTGGCCGACCGCGTGGTGGTGATGGGGCAGGGCCGTATCGAGCAGGTCGGCTCCCCGGGCGAAGTCTACGGCAAGCCCGCCAACGCCTTTGTTTATGATTTTCTCGGCAACTACAATGAGTTCGAGGGATGGAAGGACG of bacterium contains these proteins:
- the cysW gene encoding sulfate ABC transporter permease subunit CysW → MLNVSRVTEEAWWVKTLLILVSASFVLLLIGVPLAAVFLEAFSKGWNTYIDSLADPDALAAIRLTLLVAAIAVPMNLVFGLAASWSIAKFEFRGKSFLITLIDLPFSVSPVISGMIYLLLFGSHAMLGRWLIDHDIQVMFAVPGIVIATIFVTFPFIARELIPLMQEQGREEEEAAILLGASGWQCFTRVTLPNIKWGLLYGVLLCNARAMGEFGAVSVVSGHIKGETNTIPLHVEILYNEYNFVAAFAVASVLTMLALVTLLLKCLLEARMNRRGRGH
- the cysA gene encoding sulfate ABC transporter ATP-binding protein, which encodes MGIQVQNVKKSYRDFHALRGVDLEIASGELVALLGPSGSGKTTLLRIIAGLDQADSGTVIIDGVNAGTVEARKRNVGFVFQHYALFKHMTVFENVAFGLRVRPQETRPSDAAIHARVMELLKLVHLESFFDRYPAQLSGGQRQRVALARALAVEPKVLLLDEPFGALDAKVRKELRRWMRRLHDEIHITSVFVTHDQEEAMEVADRVVVMGQGRIEQVGSPGEVYGKPANAFVYDFLGNYNEFEGWKDEKGALHLTEYDMHKIEERPEETPAGLLARYPEIGSIVRRIMPARQPEFPPVGPQVTFKRRPMRGKGTPVTLFARPHEMEVTKTPEAGQEYIAARIIHLNPAGPMVKIELERKNGNLLQAEIPQSEAETLSPEKGEEVLVRPKTMKVFG